Proteins encoded within one genomic window of Bradyrhizobium sp. 186:
- a CDS encoding aromatic ring-hydroxylating dioxygenase subunit alpha, translating to MTITQRDRDLGTAYAMKPAHTRTELTAVVRGTPMGELLRRYWHPVGLAGDATDTPKKVRALGEDLILFRDKHGRVGLLHARCCHRGTTLYYGKVEEDGIRCCYHGWKFDTEGHCLEQPCEPDGGPFKDKVRQPWYPVEERYGLIFAYMGPAEKRPVLPRYECLETMDDGEFVEADDSSIGGGGPAVIPCNWLQHFENVVDPYHVPVLHGSFSGPQFTNMMASMPEVTFDKTPRGIAVRSIRKQDDGRVFYRVTEAALPTLRVVPNPRVAQFARVESIGWTLPIDDTSFRIYVAGRVKNSGDIGRMRSKFNGKFWWDMSEAEHQQFPGDYEAQVGQGPQTVHSEEHFGQSDRGILLIRRMLSDQLDAMAADRDPIGVSFDASAPPVEFEAGNYIRDA from the coding sequence ATGACCATCACCCAGCGGGATCGCGATCTCGGCACCGCCTATGCGATGAAGCCGGCACATACACGCACCGAGCTCACAGCAGTCGTGCGCGGCACGCCGATGGGCGAGCTGCTCCGTCGCTATTGGCATCCGGTCGGCCTCGCCGGTGACGCCACCGACACGCCGAAGAAAGTGCGCGCGCTCGGCGAGGACCTGATCCTGTTCCGCGACAAGCACGGCCGCGTCGGCCTGCTGCACGCCCGCTGCTGCCATCGCGGCACCACGCTCTATTACGGCAAGGTCGAGGAGGACGGCATCCGCTGCTGCTATCACGGCTGGAAGTTCGACACCGAAGGCCACTGCCTGGAGCAGCCCTGCGAGCCCGACGGCGGCCCGTTCAAGGACAAGGTGCGCCAGCCCTGGTATCCGGTCGAGGAGCGTTACGGGCTGATCTTCGCCTATATGGGCCCGGCCGAGAAACGCCCGGTGCTGCCGCGCTACGAATGCCTGGAGACCATGGACGACGGCGAGTTCGTCGAGGCCGACGATTCCTCGATCGGCGGCGGCGGGCCGGCGGTCATTCCCTGCAACTGGCTCCAGCACTTCGAGAACGTGGTCGATCCCTACCACGTGCCGGTGCTGCACGGCTCGTTCAGCGGCCCGCAATTCACCAACATGATGGCCTCGATGCCGGAGGTGACGTTCGACAAGACGCCACGCGGCATCGCCGTGCGCTCGATCCGCAAGCAGGATGACGGCAGGGTGTTTTACCGCGTCACCGAGGCCGCGCTGCCCACCTTGCGCGTCGTGCCGAACCCGCGCGTGGCGCAATTCGCCCGCGTCGAATCGATCGGATGGACTCTGCCGATCGACGACACCTCGTTCCGCATCTACGTCGCCGGCCGCGTCAAGAATTCCGGAGACATCGGCCGCATGCGCTCGAAGTTCAACGGAAAATTCTGGTGGGACATGAGCGAGGCCGAGCACCAGCAATTCCCCGGCGACTACGAAGCCCAGGTCGGCCAGGGCCCGCAGACCGTCCACTCCGAGGAGCATTTCGGCCAGAGCGACCGCGGCATCCTGTTGATCCGGCGCATGCTGAGCGACCAGCTCGATGCGATGGCCGCAGACCGCGATCCGATCGGTGTGTCGTTCGACGCAAGCGCACCGCCGGTCGAATTCGAAGCGGGGAATTACATCCGCGACGCGTGA
- a CDS encoding MarR family transcriptional regulator: MSQISSRGGSSPETDENDPPAPITVMLSSRLMVLANLLKRGAILRYKRLAGLSSVEFGLVASLGRRPPMSVARLAEAVGQDKGQISRALAELVSRKLIAKSANPKDSREVLVSLTPAGLAAHDAIVAGAQERNRQLLEHLSRDEFETLLAQIDLLTATAEKMLEAEKVLR; encoded by the coding sequence ATGAGCCAGATATCGAGCAGGGGCGGGTCGTCGCCCGAGACGGACGAGAACGATCCGCCGGCGCCGATCACCGTGATGCTGTCGTCGCGGCTGATGGTGCTCGCCAATTTACTCAAGCGCGGCGCCATCCTGCGCTACAAGCGCCTCGCCGGATTGTCTTCCGTCGAGTTCGGGCTGGTCGCCTCGCTCGGCCGGCGGCCGCCGATGAGCGTGGCGCGGCTCGCCGAAGCCGTTGGCCAGGACAAGGGCCAGATCAGCCGCGCGCTCGCGGAGCTCGTGTCGCGCAAGCTGATCGCGAAATCGGCGAACCCAAAAGACAGCCGCGAGGTGCTGGTCTCGCTGACCCCAGCGGGCCTCGCCGCCCATGATGCGATCGTCGCCGGCGCGCAGGAGCGCAATCGGCAATTGCTGGAACATCTGAGCCGAGACGAATTCGAGACACTGCTGGCGCAGATCGATCTGCTCACCGCGACCGCCGAGAAGATGCTCGAAGCCGAGAAAGTTCTGCGCTGA
- a CDS encoding HU family DNA-binding protein produces MDNRGRPDNMAKKAATPVTITLKHLAADIAESQDLSKKHAEAVLTDMVDLITKHLKKGDRVRIVGLGILQVRKRAARTGRNPATGEPIHIEASKKVAFRPVKELKEAI; encoded by the coding sequence TTGGACAATCGAGGAAGGCCAGACAACATGGCGAAGAAGGCAGCCACTCCCGTCACCATCACCCTCAAGCACCTCGCCGCCGACATCGCGGAAAGCCAGGACCTCTCGAAGAAGCACGCCGAGGCCGTCCTCACCGACATGGTCGACCTGATCACAAAACACCTGAAGAAGGGCGACCGGGTCCGCATCGTGGGTCTGGGCATCCTCCAGGTCCGCAAGCGCGCCGCCCGCACCGGCCGCAATCCCGCCACCGGCGAGCCGATCCATATCGAGGCCAGCAAGAAGGTCGCGTTCCGGCCGGTCAAGGAGCTCAAGGAAGCGATCTGA
- the pepT gene encoding peptidase T produces MSSLTFSHTVTERFLRYVTIDTQSDPESPASPSTEKQKDLGRVLAAELKAIGVADAHLDDYGYVYGTIPANTDKRVPVICFCSHMDTSPDCSGKDVKPQVVKNYRGGDITLPGDSSQVIRFAEHPALKNQIGNDIITTDGTTLLGADNKAGVAEIMDAAHFFINNPDVKHGTIKILFTPDEEIGRGVDNVDLKKLGADFGYTMDGESAGSVEDETFSADGATITINGVSAHPGYAKGKMEHAIKIAAAIVERLPKEGCSPETTSGKQGFLHPIGIDGALEQATLSFIVRDFTEEGLTEKEALLEGIVKDVMKDFPRSTYRFEVKEQYRNMKQVIDRHPHILEYAIEAIRRAGLRPMRTAIRGGTDGSRLSFMGLPCPNIFAGEHAFHSRLEWVSRQDMEKAVQTIVHLAMIWEEKA; encoded by the coding sequence ATGTCCTCCCTCACCTTTTCGCATACCGTGACCGAGCGCTTCCTGCGCTACGTCACCATCGATACCCAGTCCGATCCGGAATCCCCGGCCTCGCCCTCAACCGAGAAGCAGAAAGACCTCGGCCGCGTGCTCGCCGCCGAGCTGAAGGCCATCGGCGTCGCGGACGCCCATCTCGACGACTACGGCTACGTCTATGGAACGATCCCGGCCAACACCGACAAGAGGGTGCCGGTGATCTGCTTCTGCTCGCATATGGACACCTCGCCCGACTGCTCGGGCAAGGACGTCAAGCCGCAGGTCGTGAAGAACTATCGCGGCGGCGATATCACGCTGCCAGGCGATTCCAGCCAGGTGATCCGCTTCGCCGAGCATCCCGCGCTGAAGAACCAAATCGGCAACGATATCATCACCACCGACGGCACCACGTTGCTGGGCGCCGACAACAAGGCCGGCGTCGCCGAGATCATGGATGCCGCGCATTTCTTCATCAACAACCCCGACGTGAAGCACGGCACCATCAAGATCCTGTTCACGCCCGACGAGGAGATCGGCCGCGGCGTCGACAATGTCGACCTGAAGAAGCTCGGCGCCGATTTCGGCTACACCATGGACGGCGAGAGCGCCGGCAGCGTCGAGGACGAGACCTTCTCGGCGGACGGCGCCACCATCACCATCAACGGCGTCAGTGCCCATCCCGGCTATGCCAAGGGCAAGATGGAGCATGCGATCAAGATCGCAGCCGCGATCGTCGAGCGCCTGCCCAAAGAAGGCTGCTCGCCCGAGACGACCTCAGGCAAGCAGGGCTTTCTGCACCCGATCGGGATTGACGGTGCGCTGGAGCAGGCGACGCTCTCCTTCATCGTGCGCGACTTCACCGAGGAAGGGCTGACGGAGAAGGAGGCCCTGCTCGAGGGCATCGTCAAGGACGTGATGAAGGATTTTCCGCGTTCGACCTACCGCTTCGAGGTGAAGGAGCAGTACCGCAACATGAAGCAGGTGATCGACCGTCACCCGCACATTCTCGAATACGCCATCGAAGCGATCCGCCGCGCCGGCCTGCGCCCGATGCGCACCGCGATCCGCGGCGGTACCGACGGCTCGCGGTTGTCCTTCATGGGCCTGCCCTGCCCCAACATCTTTGCCGGCGAACACGCCTTCCACTCACGCCTCGAATGGGTCAGCCGGCAGGACATGGAGAAGGCGGTGCAGACGATCGTGCATCTCGCCATGATCTGGGAGGAAAAGGCGTAG